In Macadamia integrifolia cultivar HAES 741 chromosome 5, SCU_Mint_v3, whole genome shotgun sequence, a single window of DNA contains:
- the LOC122079995 gene encoding mitogen-activated protein kinase kinase kinase NPK1-like, with translation MTRSLVLRSSSSSSSSSIEDEGGEESLLEKIGSYLRKSGLGIISKRQKLPNFEMEHGHDIRWRKGELIGCGAYGRVYMGMDLDTGELLAVKQVSIATKHATKDKAQENILELEEEIKLLKNLTHPNIVKYLGTARNAESLNILLEFVPGGSISSLLGKFGSFPEPVIRTYTEQLLKGLEYLHGNGIIHRDIKGANILVDNKGCIKLSDFGASKKVVELATASGTELIKGTPYWMAPEVILQTGQSFSADIWSVGCTVIEMATGKPPWSEQYEEVAALFHIGTTKSHPPIPEHLSLEAKEFLLKCLHKEPDLRPAASDLLQHPFVSEKNHAQTLFSDSGSDLKNFPNSEGEPRATCKGLMGDYNISNLKQSTTYSEQLIKYGPTSEASNSDDKCHIGNDDDFKVNQMLGPEKDLMLDPSKLEFPGTEGLNFKDCGGSANGSAGTFGMHAERSDGIPFPGEPTVSENDDDPGGGVDEVTESKIQGFLDDKAQDLKKLQTLFYEEFHNMLNSAADTSTVEVEHGEDPINDSKMPVRRSAPSRFASGVSTPHRHCKTIRPTSSRMHIPHSSSSSANNILRETPESLLNQRFSCSEREKKWKEELDQELERHREMMRHAGVSRKTSLCKDRGLKRSRDLS, from the exons ATGACTCGTTCTCTGGTTCTACGGAGcagtagtagcagcagcagctcCTCCATTGAAGATGAAGGTGGAGAAGAGAGCCTTTTAGAGAAAATTGGTTCTTATCTTCGGAAATCAGGTTTGGGAATTATCTCCAAACGCCAGAAGTTGCCAAATTTTGAAATGGAGCATGGTCACGACATACGATGGAGAAAGGGAGAACTCATCGGCTGTGGTGCATACGGTCGAGTCTATATGGGTATGGATCTTGACACCGGCGAGCTTCTCGCCGTGAAACAG GTTTCAATTGCAACAAAACATGCTACTAAGGATAAGGCCCAA GAAAATATATTGGAGCTGGAAGAAGAAATCAAGCTTCTGAAGAACCTCACCCATCCGAACATAGTG AAGTACTTGGGTACTGCAAGAAATGCAGAAAGCTTGAATATTTTGTTGGAATTTGTTCCTGGTGGATCAATTTCTTCTCTGCTTGGGAAATTTGGTTCGTTCCCAGAGCCT GTCATCAGAACATACACAGAGCAGCTTTTGAAGGGGCTGGAGTATCTCCACGGTAATGGAATCATACACAGGGACATaaag GGGGCAAACATCCTTGTTGATAACAAAGGTTGCATAAAACTTTCTGACTTTGGTGCATCAAAGAAAGTTGTTGAGCTG GCAACTGCATCTGGTACCGAGTTGATAAAGGGTACCCCATATTGGATGGCTCCAGAAGTCATTCTCCAAACTGGGCAAAGCTT CTCTGCTGATATATGGAGTGTTGGGTGCACTGTTATAGAAATGGCCACTGGAAAACCTCCCTGGAGTGAACAGTACGAAGAG GTTGCTGCCCTATTCCACATTGGGACAACAAAATCACATCCACCAATTCCTGAACATCTCTCTCTGGAGGCGAAAGAATTTCTTCTGAAATGTTTACACAA GGAACCTGACTTGAGGCCAGCTGCTTCAGATTTACTGCAG CATCCCTTTGTTAGTGAGAAAAATCATGCTCAAACCTTGTTTTCCGATTCTGGATCAGACCTCAAAAACTT TCCTAACTCAGAGGGAGAACCCAGGGCAACCTGCAAAGGTTTAATGGGTGATTATAACATCAGCAATCTGAAACAGTCAACTACATATTCTGAGCAACTCATTAAATATGGACCAACTTCAGAGGCAAGTAATAGTGATGACAAATGTCATATTGGCAATGATGATGATTTTAAGGTGAATCAAATGCTAGGACCTGAAAAGGACTTAATGCTGGACCCTTCTAAG CTTGAGTTTCCAGGGACTGAAGGATTGAACTTCAAGGATTGTGGCGGATCAGCTAATGGTTCAGCTGGTACCTTTGGAATGCATGCGGAAAGGAGTGATGGTATTCCATTTCCTGGTGAGCCAACTGTGAGTGAGAATGATGATGATCCAGGTGGTGGTGTTGATGAAGTTACAGAGTCAAAAATTCAAGGATTTCTGGATGACAAA GCTCAGGATTTGAAGAAGCTGCAGACACTGTTCTATGAAGAGTTCCACAACATGTTGAACTCTGCCGCAGACACCTCCACAGTTGAAGTTGAACATGGAGAAGATCCTATCAATGATTCAAAGATGCCTGTCAGAAGGTCAGCACCCAGCAGGTTTGCAAGTGGAGTATCAACTCCTCACAGACATTGTAAAACCATAAGGCCCACCAGTTCCAGAATGCATATTCCacacagcagcagcagtagtgCTAACAATATTTTGAGAGAAACCCCGGAGTCTCTGCTTAATCAAAG ATTTAGCTGTtctgagagggagaagaagtggAAAGAAGAGCTGGACCAAGAGCTTGAAAGACATAGAG AGATGATGCGTCATGCGGGGGTCAGCAGAAAAACATCACTTTGTAAGGATAGAGGTCTAAAAAGGTCAAGAGACCTATCATAA
- the LOC122079996 gene encoding succinate dehydrogenase subunit 7B, mitochondrial-like yields MVFVPSHLASVAANFPSGDRLLGSRSSVFARMAFLLNRTTMFSRFQSHSQKEIDPNFLQSRRLHMEPGAREKALLEEDPALKQFKSHKKSVWRLKRVGDVLTIVVVAGCCYEIYVKAVMREEARKQASPISEGA; encoded by the exons ATGGTGTTTGTGCCATCTCACCTCGCTTCTGTTGCTGCCAATTTCCCGTCGGGTGATCGTCTCCTCGGCTCTCGCAGCTCTGTTTTCGCAAGAATGGCTTTCTTACTAAACAGAACCACTATGTTTTCTCGATTTCAGTCTCATTCTCAG AAAGAGATAGATCCAAATTTTCTTCAAAGCCGTCGGCTTCATATGGAACCAGGTGCCCGTGAGAAAGCT CTCTTAGAAGAAGACCCTGCTCTGAAGCAGTTCAAGTCACACAAGAAGAGTGTCTGGCGACTCAAAAGAGTGGGGGATGTGCTCacaattgttgttgttgctg GCTGTTGCTATGAAATCTATGTCAAAGCAGTCATGCGGGAAGAAGCTCGGAAACAGGCCAGCCCTATAAGTGAGGGAGCATGA